A region of Selenomonadales bacterium 4137-cl DNA encodes the following proteins:
- a CDS encoding alanine/ornithine racemase family PLP-dependent enzyme, whose amino-acid sequence MSPHLEIDLDKITYNTAQVVERCHRQSIEVLGVTKGFGAIPPIVSAFIAGGVDGLADARMENILDLRKNGFNLPITLLRIPRLSNVGNVVRYTDTSVNSEIAVMQALGEAALSLDKIHNVVLMVDLGDLREGVLTQHVLETAKQVATINGVKLVGLGTNMGCFGGVLPATENLGLLVTITRAVEKYLGFKLDIVSGGGTSSLFLLEKEEIPAGITQLRIGEGILLGTDTSHNRIIPWLYQDAFMLHAEIIELKTKPSVPFGNIGRDAFGNLPQFEDTGTRKRAILALGRQDVYIEGLVPLDGKMSILGASSDHLIVDITEADDKIRVGDNIAFKLTYSGLLSASGSKYIKKVFRGGG is encoded by the coding sequence GTGAGTCCACATTTGGAAATCGACCTGGACAAAATCACATACAATACCGCTCAGGTCGTGGAACGATGTCACCGCCAGTCCATCGAAGTACTCGGAGTCACCAAAGGCTTCGGCGCAATCCCCCCGATTGTATCCGCCTTTATTGCCGGCGGGGTCGACGGGTTGGCCGACGCCCGGATGGAAAACATCCTCGACCTGAGAAAAAACGGCTTCAATCTTCCCATTACCCTGCTCCGCATACCGCGCTTGAGCAATGTCGGCAACGTGGTCCGCTATACCGACACCAGCGTTAATTCTGAAATAGCGGTTATGCAAGCGCTAGGCGAAGCGGCCCTGTCCTTGGACAAAATACACAATGTCGTTCTGATGGTTGACTTGGGCGACCTTCGGGAAGGCGTTCTCACACAGCATGTATTGGAAACCGCCAAACAGGTCGCGACAATCAACGGCGTCAAGCTGGTGGGGCTGGGGACAAATATGGGCTGTTTCGGGGGCGTGCTGCCAGCAACGGAAAACCTGGGATTGCTGGTCACGATAACCAGGGCGGTCGAGAAGTACCTGGGCTTCAAGCTCGACATCGTCTCCGGAGGAGGGACGTCATCCCTGTTTCTCCTCGAAAAGGAAGAAATCCCCGCCGGCATAACCCAGCTGAGAATCGGCGAAGGCATCCTGCTGGGCACCGACACTTCGCATAATCGCATTATCCCCTGGTTGTATCAGGACGCCTTCATGCTGCACGCCGAGATAATCGAACTGAAAACCAAGCCCTCTGTGCCCTTCGGCAATATCGGCCGCGACGCTTTCGGCAACCTGCCGCAATTCGAAGACACCGGCACGAGAAAAAGAGCGATCCTGGCGCTGGGACGCCAAGACGTCTACATCGAAGGCCTTGTTCCCCTCGACGGAAAGATGTCAATCCTCGGCGCCAGCAGCGATCACCTGATTGTCGATATCACCGAGGCCGACGACAAAATCAGGGTAGGCGACAATATCGCTTTTAAGCTTA
- a CDS encoding C69 family dipeptidase → MKKLLLLLLIVFCMTITVSPATACTTTIVGKDASADGSVLVSHSDDGLGDGRLIYIPAKDHKPGSLRPVFYSHCALDFKPQWGGSEAHRIVTKDRGPGYDTGDAPPNVPLGYIPQVAHTYAYFDANYGIMNEHQVSIGECTDKAKVHPEPAPGKRIFYSSELSRVALERTKTAREAVKLMGELIEKYGYYGTGETLLVADPNEGWVMEMCGYDMNGTGGIWVAQRVPDDKFFVAANQFRIREVREGDPDMMHSTNIFTVARQKGWWDPANGPLDFTSVYGDGEFHHPYYSLRRVWRAQSLAAPSLDLPAWVEGPFTRTYPFAIKPDRKLTVEDLFSIHRDNYEGTEFDLTKGLAAGPFGNPNRFEGQAESVADKEGRLTPLNGEFERPLNIYRCVYAYVNQSRSWLPDAIGGLTWFGPDRPATAVLMPFYAGALDLPAPIQRADLLKFDRGSMWMAFNYVANYAMLKYSYMIKDIHAVRDRFEKTAFAKQQEVESNALALWKNGDEKAARRLLTRYSDNLAGDVLREWWTLSENLYLKYNDGYLNTREGIAQAVFYPAWWLKQVGFEEGPTSYQKKQPAR, encoded by the coding sequence TTGAAAAAATTACTGTTATTGCTGCTCATCGTGTTCTGCATGACCATTACCGTGTCTCCCGCTACTGCCTGCACCACGACCATCGTAGGCAAGGACGCCTCCGCTGACGGATCAGTGCTGGTTTCCCACTCCGATGACGGATTGGGCGACGGGAGACTCATTTATATCCCGGCAAAAGACCATAAACCGGGTTCACTCCGGCCGGTATTCTACTCCCACTGCGCCCTGGACTTCAAGCCCCAGTGGGGCGGGAGCGAAGCTCACCGCATAGTGACCAAGGATCGCGGCCCCGGATACGATACAGGCGACGCCCCTCCGAACGTACCGTTGGGCTATATCCCCCAGGTCGCCCATACCTACGCCTACTTTGACGCCAACTACGGCATCATGAACGAACATCAGGTCTCCATCGGCGAATGCACCGACAAGGCGAAAGTACATCCCGAGCCCGCGCCGGGCAAGCGCATCTTCTATTCTTCCGAACTCTCCCGCGTCGCGCTCGAACGGACCAAAACAGCCCGCGAGGCGGTAAAACTCATGGGCGAACTGATCGAAAAATACGGCTACTACGGCACCGGTGAGACATTGCTCGTGGCCGACCCCAACGAAGGCTGGGTCATGGAAATGTGCGGCTACGACATGAACGGCACCGGCGGCATATGGGTCGCCCAGCGGGTACCCGACGACAAGTTCTTCGTAGCCGCCAACCAATTCCGCATCCGCGAGGTACGTGAAGGCGACCCGGATATGATGCATTCCACCAACATATTCACTGTCGCCCGGCAGAAGGGCTGGTGGGACCCCGCGAACGGCCCCCTCGACTTCACCAGTGTTTACGGCGACGGCGAGTTCCATCATCCCTACTACTCCCTGCGCCGCGTATGGCGCGCCCAGTCCCTGGCGGCGCCCTCGCTCGACCTGCCGGCCTGGGTCGAAGGCCCGTTCACGCGCACCTACCCGTTTGCCATCAAACCGGATCGCAAACTGACCGTCGAAGACCTTTTCTCCATCCACCGCGACAACTACGAGGGAACGGAATTCGACCTGACCAAAGGCCTGGCGGCAGGCCCCTTCGGAAATCCTAACCGCTTCGAAGGTCAGGCCGAATCAGTGGCCGACAAAGAGGGCCGCCTCACGCCGCTGAACGGCGAATTCGAACGCCCGCTGAACATTTATCGCTGCGTCTATGCTTATGTCAACCAGTCTCGCAGTTGGCTGCCGGACGCCATCGGCGGCCTTACCTGGTTCGGCCCCGACCGCCCGGCCACAGCCGTGCTGATGCCCTTCTACGCCGGCGCGCTCGACCTGCCTGCCCCCATACAGCGCGCCGACCTTCTCAAGTTCGACCGCGGCAGCATGTGGATGGCCTTTAACTATGTGGCCAACTACGCCATGCTGAAATACTCTTACATGATCAAAGACATCCACGCAGTTCGCGACCGTTTCGAAAAAACCGCCTTTGCCAAACAACAAGAGGTGGAAAGTAACGCCCTTGCTCTCTGGAAAAACGGCGACGAAAAAGCCGCCCGCCGCCTGCTCACCCGCTACAGCGATAACCTCGCCGGCGACGTCCTGAGAGAATGGTGGACGCTGTCCGAAAACCTATACCTTAAATACAATGACGGTTACCTGAACACCCGCGAAGGCATCGCCCAAGCCGTGTTCTACCCGGCATGGTGGCTCAAGCAAGTCGGCTTCGAAGAAGGGCCCACCAGTTACCAGAAAAAACAACCGGCGCGTTAA
- a CDS encoding glycosyltransferase family 9 protein — MREILVIRLSAIGDVIHCTPVASSLKAAWPDCRITWLVGEVAADLVRYNPYVDETIVWSRERFERHLRDFELGRAASLWRELRDSLAGRRYYAVLDVHGLFLTGVIARLAETERRIGLSGTKELNALFMDETAAPVGHHITDRYLGVLRPLGIVPTERRPMLAVPEKAEQAAEALLSELAVPRGGRIAALAPGTTWPAKNWPAALYARTARRLAGDFAVMLCGGSAEAALGREIAAAAGVPVADATGRTGLLELAALFAKASVVVAGDTGPLYMAAAVGTPTVGIFGPTDPARLAPPGEKNAFVVSRQACSFCYRKTCPKGVAVCMSGVNPELVVRQVYRVAGRPRPRVPAAGSGFRGAEPGPGDPAGVRMRK, encoded by the coding sequence ATGAGGGAAATACTCGTCATAAGACTGAGCGCGATCGGTGACGTTATCCACTGTACGCCGGTGGCATCGTCGCTCAAGGCGGCCTGGCCGGACTGCCGGATAACCTGGCTGGTAGGCGAGGTCGCCGCCGATCTCGTCAGATACAATCCGTATGTCGATGAGACGATCGTCTGGTCGCGGGAACGGTTCGAGCGGCACCTGCGGGATTTCGAGCTGGGCAGGGCGGCTTCCCTGTGGCGGGAACTGCGCGATAGCTTGGCAGGACGGCGTTATTATGCCGTTCTCGACGTGCACGGACTGTTCCTTACCGGGGTGATCGCGAGGCTGGCGGAGACCGAGCGGCGTATCGGTTTAAGCGGAACGAAGGAGCTTAACGCGCTGTTCATGGACGAAACGGCGGCGCCGGTGGGCCATCATATTACGGACAGGTATCTCGGGGTGCTGCGGCCGCTGGGCATTGTGCCGACGGAACGGCGGCCGATGCTCGCCGTGCCGGAGAAGGCCGAACAGGCGGCGGAAGCGTTGCTGAGCGAACTGGCCGTGCCCAGAGGCGGGCGAATAGCGGCGCTGGCGCCGGGGACGACATGGCCGGCGAAGAATTGGCCGGCCGCCTTGTATGCACGGACGGCCAGGCGGCTGGCCGGGGATTTCGCCGTCATGCTGTGCGGCGGCAGTGCTGAGGCGGCGCTGGGGCGGGAGATAGCGGCGGCTGCCGGCGTACCGGTGGCGGACGCGACAGGAAGGACGGGGCTGCTGGAGTTGGCGGCGCTGTTTGCGAAGGCGTCGGTGGTGGTGGCGGGAGACACCGGGCCGCTGTATATGGCGGCGGCGGTGGGAACGCCGACGGTGGGCATTTTCGGGCCGACCGACCCGGCGCGGCTCGCCCCGCCGGGGGAGAAAAACGCCTTCGTCGTCAGCAGGCAGGCGTGTTCGTTTTGCTACCGAAAAACATGTCCCAAGGGGGTGGCCGTATGTATGAGCGGCGTGAACCCCGAACTGGTGGTCAGACAGGTATACAGGGTAGCTGGCCGGCCGCGGCCGCGCGTTCCGGCGGCGGGCAGCGGTTTCCGGGGGGCGGAACCGGGCCCCGGGGACCCTGCGGGTGTCAGGATGCGTAAGTAA